Proteins encoded within one genomic window of Humulus lupulus chromosome 1, drHumLupu1.1, whole genome shotgun sequence:
- the LOC133782421 gene encoding probable glucan endo-1,3-beta-glucosidase A6: MEVALVPLFILCFLASSSCAEISGKVGVNYGQLGNNLPSPSRSVELIKSLKAKRVKIYDANPEILTALKNTGLQVSIMVPNEMVKNMSTNQTLADQWVHANLVPHYPETLIRYLMVGNEMLSGSDNSTWFSIVPAMRKIKKALKTHGAHKVKVGTTLAMDVLQSSFPPSNGTFRSDISSSVMKPMLQFLNRTKSFLFLDVYPYFPWSSEPNNINLDYALFESRNITYTDPKSGLTYTNLFDQMVDSVIFAMKRVGYPDVRIWIAETGWPNGGDIDQIGANIYNAATYNRNVVKKFTANPPVGTPARPGSVLPSFIFALYNENQKGGPGTERHFGLLHPHGKPVYEIDLSGETPLSDYEPLPAPENNTPYKGKIWCVVAKGANKTALGSALSYACSQGNKTCDPIQPRGYCRHPNSLIRHASFAFSSYWAQFKKSGGSCYFNGLATQTAKDPSYGYCKFPSVTL; the protein is encoded by the exons ATGGAAGTCGCTCTTGTTCCTTTGTTCATACTCTGTTTCTTAGCTTCATCTTCCT GTGCAGAGATCTCAGGCAAAGTAGGTGTCAACTATGGTCAACTGGGGAACAATCTACCATCTCCATCTCGATCAGTCGAGCTAATCAAATCCCTGAAAGCGAAACGAGTCAAAATCTACGATGCCAACCCAGAAATCCTCACGGCGCTTAAGAACACTGGTCTGCAAGTGTCGATAATGGTGCCAAACGAAATGGTCAAAAACATGTCCACCAACCAAACACTCGCCGATCAATGGGTTCACGCCAACCTCGTCCCTCACTACCCAGAAACTCTGATCCGTTATCTCATGGTCGGAAACGAAATGCTCAGCGGTTCTGATAACTCAACCTGGTTCAGTATCGTCCCAGCCATGCGAAAAATCAAGAAAGCCCTTAAAACCCACGGAGCCCACAAAGTCAAGGTGGGCACAACTCTCGCCATGGATGTTCTCCAATCTTCGTTTCCACCCTCGAACGGAACTTTCAGGTCTGATATTTCGAGTTCGGTGATGAAACCCATGTTACAGTTCTTGAACCGAACCAAGTCCTTCCTCTTCCTCGATGTGTACCCGTACTTTCCTTGGTCTTCTGAACCCAACAACATTAACCTAGACTACGCTCTGTTCGAGTCCAGGAATATCACCTACACCGACCCAAAATCTGGATTGACCTACACCAACCTCTTTGACCAGATGGTTGACTCGGTCATCTTCGCCATGAAACGAGTCGGGTACCCGGATGTTCGGATATGGATCGCCGAGACTGGTTGGCCCAATGGCGGCGATATAGACCAGATTGGAGCTAACATTTACAACGCCGCCACTTACAACCGAAACGTGGTGAAGAAGTTCACGGCCAACCCGCCGGTCGGAACTCCCGCGCGACCCGGTTCGGTGCTGCCGTCGTTCATATTCGCATTGTACAATGAGAACCAGAAAGGTGGTCCGGGTACGGAGCGGCATTTCGGGTTGTTACACCCGCATGGAAAGCCTGTGTATGAGATCGACCTGAGCGGAGAGACACCTTTGTCGGACTACGAGCCGTTGCCGGCGCCGGAAAACAACACGCCGTATAAAGGGAAGATTTGGTGCGTGGTGGCGAAGGGAGCCAATAAGACGGCTTTGGGATCAGCGTTATCGTACGCTTGCTCGCAGGGGAATAAAACTTGTGACCCGATCCAACCCCGCGGGTATTGCCGTCACCCGAACTCGTTGATACGACACGCAAGCTTTGCGTTTAGCTCTTATTGGGCTCAGTTCAAAAAGAGCGGAGGGAGCTGTTACTTTAATGGGCTCGCTACTCAAACTGCCAAAGATCCAA GTTATGGATACTGCAAGTTCCCTAGTGTGACACTATGA
- the LOC133812977 gene encoding serpin-Z10-like produces MVEKFNSNTKLLSLECVNPHMRVVKPSRMSIPKLKFSYDVDAKKLLEERGLTLPFSNMDGDLSNMVDYDNVIVNDDNVYISLMVHKSCIEVNEKGTKVLAATVVAMVTDGARSRKRPPSLHAFVVVVDPPFVFTIVEEFSKLIAFSGAILHLQK; encoded by the coding sequence ATGGTGGAAAAGTTCAATTCGAATACAAAGTTGTTATCACTCGAGTGTGTTAATCCTCATATGAGGGTAGTGAAACCTTCTCGCATGTCAATTCCCAAGCTAAAATTCTCATATGATGTTGATGCTAAGaagttacttgaagaaagaggacTAACACTACCCTTTAGTAATATGGATGGAGATTTGTCAAACATGGTTGATTATGACAATGTCATAGTTAATGATGACAATGTTTATATTAGTTTGATGGTTCATAAATCTTGTATAGAAGTGAATGAGAAAGGAACAAAAGTTCTTGCAGCCACCGTTGTTGCTATGGTTACCGACGGTGCTCGATCGAGGAAGCGTCCTCCTTCTCTTCATGCTTTTGTGGTTGTGGTTGACCCTCCATTCGTGTTTACCATTGTTGAAGAGTTTTCAAAGCTTATTGCTTTCAGTGGAGCAATTCTTCATCTTCAAAAGTAA
- the LOC133782428 gene encoding 110 kDa U5 small nuclear ribonucleoprotein component CLO-like yields the protein MDDSLYDEFGNYIGPEIESDQESDGDGDEDLPDRPGEDAAVSDGEDAAAASNGWLTASNDIDMDNQIVLAEDKKYYPTAEEVYGEDVETLVMDEDDQPLEQPIIKPVRNIKFEVGVKDSSTYVSTQFLVGLMSNPTLVRNVALVGHLQHGKTVFMDMLIEQTHHMSTFDSHSEKHTRYTDTRIDEQERRISIKAVPMTLVLEDSNSKSYLCNIMDTPGHVNFSDEMTAALRLADSAVLIVDAAEGVMVNTERAIRHAIQDRLPIVVVINKVDRLITELKLPPRDAYFKLRHTLEVINNLISSASSTAGDVQIIDPTAGNVCFASATAGWSFTLQSFAKLYVKLHGIPFDADKFASRLWGDFYYHPDSRAFKRKPPSGGERSFVQFVLEPLYKIYSQVIGEHKKSVEATLAELGVTLSNAAYKLNVRPLLRLACSSVFGSASGFTDMLVRHTPSPREAATRKVDHVYTGPKDSLIYKAMTECDPLGPLMVNVTKLYPKSDCSVFDAFGRVYSGTVQTGQTVRVLGEGYSPDDEEDMTVKEVTKLWVYQARDRIPIAEAPPGSWVLIEGVDASIMKTATLCSEYYDEDVYIFRPLQFNTLPVVKTATEPLNPSELPKMVEGLRKISKSYPLAITKVEESGEHTILGTGELYLDSIMKDLRELYSEVEVKVADPVVSFCETVVESSSMKCFAETPNKKNKITMIAEPLERGLAEDIENSVVSLDWPRKDIGNFFQTRYEWDVLAARSIWAFGPDKQGPNILLDDTLSTEVDKGLLNAVKDSIVQGFQWGAREGPLCDEPIRNVKFKIVDAKIAPEPLHRGSGQVIPTARRVAYSSFLMATPRLMEPVYYVEIQTPIDCVSAIYTVLSRRRGHVTSDVPQPGTPSYIVKAFLPVIESFGFETDLRYHTQGQAFSLSAFDHWAIVPGDPLDKSIVLRPLEPAPIQHLAREFMVKTRRRKGMSEDVSINKFFDEAMMVELAQQAADLHLQMI from the exons ATGGATGATAGTCTCTATGATGAGTTTGGAAACTATATAGGACCTGAGATTGAATCTGACCAAGAGAGTGATGGGGATGGTGATGAAGATCTTCCGGATAGGCCTGGGGAAGATGCAGCAGTGTCAGATGGTGAAGATGCAGCTGCTGCTTCCAATGGGTGGTTAACTGCCTCcaatgatattgatatggatAATCAAATTGTCCTTGCTGAGGACAAGAAGTACTATCCTACAGCAGAAGAGGTTTATGGTGAAGATGTTGAGACATTGGTTATGGATGAGGACGACCAACCCCTTGAACAACCAATTATCAAACCTGTTAGGAATATCAAATTTGAAGTTGGGGTGAAGGATTCTTCAACTTATGTGTCAACGCAATTCCTTGTTGGTCTAATGTCGAACCCCACTCTTGTACGGAATGTAGCACTTGTGGGGCATTTGCAGCATGGGAAGACTGTCTTCATGGATATGTTGATCGAGCAAACTCACCATATGTCGACATTTGATTCACATAGTGAGAAACATACAAGATACACGGATACAAGAATTGATGAGCAAGAGAGAAGGATATCAATCAAAGCAGTTCCAATGACTCTTGTTCTTGAGGATAGCAATTCCAAATCGTACCTCTGCAATATCATGGATACTCCTGGTCACGTGAATTTCTCTGATGAAATGACTGCTGCCTTGAGGCTTGCCGATAGTGCTGTCTTGATTGTGGATGCTGCAGAAGGAGTCATG GTAAATACAGAGAGGGCTATACGTCATGCAATCCAAGATCGCCTGCCTATTGTAGTTGTAATTAACAAG GTTGACAGGTTGATTACAGAACTTAAACTGCCACCAAGGGATGCTTATTTTAAGTTAAGGCATACTCTAGAAGTAATCAATAATCTCATATCTTCTGCGTCGTCCACCGCTGGTGATGTCCAAATCATTGATCCAACTGCTGGAAATGTTTGCTTTGCAAGTGCTACTGCTGGATGGTCATTCACTCTACAATCGTTTGCTAAATTATATGTGAAACTCCATGGAATCCCTTTTGATGCTGATAAGTTTGCTTCTCGCCTTTGGGGTGATTTTTACTATCATCCAGATTCAAGGGCTTTCAAGAGAAAACCTCCAAGTGGGGGAGAAAGATCTTTTGTCCAGTTTGTGCTCGAACCCCTTTACAAGATATACAGCCAAGTGATTGGAGAACATAAAAAGAGTGTTGAGGCAACTCTTGCCGAGCTTGGTGTCACTCTTAGCAATGCAGCTTACAAATTAAATGTTAGACCTTTGCTGAGGCTGGCATGTAGCTCGGTTTTTGGTTCAGCCTCAGGCTTCACTGACATGCTGGTTCGCCATACTCCTTCACCTAGGGAGGCTGCAACTAGAAAGGTTGATCATGTATACACTGGACCTAAAGATTCTTTAATCTACAAGGCTATGACAGAGTGTGATCCTCTTGGTCCATTAATGGTAAATGTGACAAAACTATATCCCAAGTCCGACTGTAGTGTATTTGATGCTTTTGGTAGGGTTTATAGTGGCACAGTTCAGACTGGACAGACTGTTCGTGTATTAGGTGAAGGCTATTCACCAGATGACGAAGAAGACATGACAGTTAAAGAGGTGACAAAATTATGGGTTTATCAAGCTCGAGATAGGATACCTATAGCTGAGGCTCCTCCTGGTTCTTGGGTTCTCATTGAAGGAGTGGATGCTTCAATCATGAAAACTGCCACTCTCTGTAGTGAGTATTATGATGAAGATGTTTACATCTTTCGACCTTTGCAATTCAATACCCTTCCGGTAGTGAAAACGGCAACTGAGCCATTGAACCCTAGTGAATTGCCAAAGATGGTTGAGGGTCTAAGAAAAATCAGCAAGAGCTATCCTCTTGCCATTACTAAAGTTGAGGAATCTGGAGAGCACACAATTTTGGGTACAGGTGAACTGTACTTGGATTCTATTATGAAGGATCTAAGAGAACTCTATTCAGAAGTTGAAGTCAAG GTGGCAGATCCTGTTGTATCATTCTGTGAAACAGTGGTGGAATCTTCGTCTATGAAATGTTTTGCTGAAACACCcaacaaaaagaataaaataaccATG ATTGCAGAGCCACTGGAGAGGGGACTCGCAGAGGACATAGAGAACAGTGTTGTAAGCCTTGATTGGCCTCGGAAGGATATTGGTAACTTTTTTCAAACAAGATACGAATGGGATGTGCTTGCTGCACGGTCCATCTGGGCATTTGGTCCTGATAAGCAG GGGCCTAATATCCTGTTGGACGACACACTTTCAACTGAAGTCGACAAGGGTTTGCTAAATGCGGTCAAGGATTCCATTGTCCAAGG ATTTCAGTGGGGTGCTCGAGAAGGACCTCTCTGTGATGAGCCTATTAGAAATGTAAAGTTCAAGATTGTTGATGCAAAAATTGCCCCTGAGCCATTGCATCGGGGATCTGGTCAGGTCATTCCCACAGCTAGACGTGTTGCTTATTCATCGTTTCTTATGGCGACCCCACGACTTATGGAACCTGTATATTATGTGGAG ATTCAAACACCAATTGACTGTGTCTCtgcaatttacacggttttatctCGAAGACGTGGACATGTTACATCTGATGTTCCTCAACCAGGGACCCCATCTTATATTGTCAAG GCATTTTTACCTGTGATAGAATCGTTTGGTTTTGAGACGGACTTGAGATATCATACCCAAGGACAAGCATTCTCTCTATCGGCTTTTGATCACTGGGCTATAGTTCCTGGGGATCCCCTTGACAAGAGTATTGTCCTGCGGCCACTTGAACCTGCTCCTATCCAGCACCTTGCTcgtgagtttatggtgaagacaAGGCGTCGAAAG gGAATGAGCGAGGACGTGAGCATCAACAAATTCTTCGACGAGGCGATGATGGTGGAACTGGCCCAGCAGGCAGCTGATCTACACCTTCAAATGATATGA